The Argopecten irradians isolate NY chromosome 6, Ai_NY, whole genome shotgun sequence genome has a window encoding:
- the LOC138326044 gene encoding uncharacterized protein encodes MDDQDERRVCDFFSIDSLHTHQKEVLSTILRGKDVFLSTTTGSGKSLCYQAIPVLTEKLVLVISPLISIMKEQSEFLSALGIRSTYIGKDDEEKASIFKGDFSVVYACPERLLGEEMWRGLLLSDVYRQRLGAVVVDEAHTVLQWGEERHAESAFRGWFGKLGEIRSLCPDAPVMVLTATASKKNRLGICAKLCLKSPMEYIQCPDRPNIKLNVKLCNSNMDVADMMQWAISGLQEERNNFPRHVVFTRTIRECAALYNALRLQIPGLQHLYQMYHSCTLNRIKESITADMGSNTGQIRILICTNAAGMGVNFKGVSHVVNFGSPIELDTFVQQIGRAGRDGAYSDHILICTKRQLAKVDSDMKDYSLNNSACRRSHLMKNYTTTFSSDVKGHKCCDICSVNCVCDEADCLADQFRHAALLYSSTDSTSDEDTDDDITHDGDDTDSE; translated from the exons ATGGACGACCAAGATGAGCGAAGAGTATGCGATTTCTTTTCTATCGACAGCCTACATACACACCAGAAGGAAGTTTTATCGACTATCCTACGTGGTAAGGACGTTTTCCTGTCGACTACAACTGGAAGCGGCAAGTCACTGTGCTATCAGGCTATACCAGTGTTGACTGAAAAGTTGGTACTTGTAATTTCACCTTTGATTAGCATCATGAAGGAACAGTCGGAGTTTCTGTCTGCATTAGGGATCAGATCCACCTATATTGGTAAAGATGACGAGGAGAAAGCGTCCATATTTAAAGGGGATTTCTCAGTAGTATATGCGTGCCCCGAAAGGTTACTTGGTGAAGAGATGTGGAGAGGCTTGTTGCTGTCGGATGTATATCGCCAGAGATTGGGGGCCGTAGTAGTGGATGAAGCGCACACGGTTTTGCAGtg GGGTGAAGAAAGGCATGCAGAAAGTGCGTTCAGAGGATGGTTCGGGAAGTTAGGGGAAATTCGGTCGCTTTGCCCAGATGCTCCAGTGATGGTACTCACAGCAACAGCCAGTAAAAAGAACAGGTTAGGGATATGTGCAAAGCTCTGTTTAAAATCACCAATGGAATATATCCAGTGTCCGGATCGTCCCAACATTAAACTAAATGTGAAACTGTGTAATTCTAACATGGATGTTGCGGACATGATGCAGTGGGCAATTTCAGGGTTGCAGGAGGAAAGGAACAATTTTCCAAGACATGTGGTTTTTACCAGAACAATCAGGGAATGTGCTGCCCTCTACAATGCTCTGAGATTACAGATTCCCGGTCTCCAGCATCTTTATCAGATGTATCATTCCTGTACACTGAACCGGATTAAGGAATCGATTACTGCAGACATGGGATCCAATACAGGACAAATCCGCATCCTTATTTGTACCAACGCAGCAGGTATGGGTGTAAATTTTAAAGGTGTATCCCATGTGGTCAACTTTGGCTCCCCCATTGAACTGGACACATTTGTACAGCAAATTGGACGTGCTGGTCGAGATGGTGCGTACTCTGATCATATTCTCATATGTActaaaagacaactggcaaagGTGGACAGTGACATGAAGGACTATTCCTTAAACAATTCTGCATGCCGTCGCAGTCATTTGATGAAAAACTACACAACAACTTTTTCGTCAGATGTCAAAGGACACAAATGTTGTGATATATGTTCAGTGAACTGTGTTTGTGATGAAGCCGATTGTCTTGCTGATCAGTTTCGGCATGCAGCTTTACTCTATTCTTCTACAGACAGTACCAGTGATGAGGACACTGATGATGACATTACGCATGATGGTGACGACACGGACAGTGAGTGA